One Vitis vinifera cultivar Pinot Noir 40024 chromosome 8, ASM3070453v1 genomic window carries:
- the LOC100258031 gene encoding rho GTPase-activating protein 5 — protein MTQVLQSSYHFPSSSSSIPCVPPTPNDGLHQHTHLNDTLINNPSPSSVVEDSSSTRGGGGGGGEEEEEEEEEEEEHRERKERDREGDQLSLLELLVTAFRKSLIGCNNSREREELSSMEIGWPTNVRHVAHVTFDRFNGFLGLPVEFEPEVPRRPPSASANVFGVSTESMQLSFDSRGNSVPTILLLMQRRLYAQGGLQAEGIFRINAENGQEEYVRDQLNRGVVPDDIDVHCLAGLIKAWFRELPTGLLDSLSPEQIIQSQTEEECTQLVRFLPPTEAALLDWAINLMADVAQMEHLNKMNARNVAMVFAPNMTQMADPLTALMYAVQVMNFLKTLIIRTLREREDSIVEVASTSHLEPSDENGHHGSSQSLAEEGCERNEDEKVFLAEEPTLESPTHPTLDGSAAESGAHSFLTSIENIIPGGNGPVVESCPCDPPPQANTSTDEVEWAPSIGQNGGAQPNTVKSRTGQSSNSNLKKGYRKISEQSPARAAGPIARAASPIARAASPIMKSRGTSIVSRINSRAERVEAWR, from the exons ATGACACAAGTGCTTCAATCCTCTTATCACTTCCCTTCATCTTCAAGCTCGATACCATGTGTACCACCCACACCCAATGATGGGCTACACCAACATACCCATCTCAACGATACCCTTATTAACAACCCCAGTCCTTCCTCCGTAGTAGAAGACAGTTCATCTACAAGAGGAGGagggggaggaggaggagaagaagaagaagaagaagaagaagaagaagaagaacaccgAGAGAGGAAAGAAAGAGACAGAGAGGGAGATCAACTGTCCCTTTTGGAACTTTTGGTGACTGCTTTTAGGAAGTCTTTGATTGGTTGCAACAACAGTAGGGAGAGAGAGGAGCTTTCTTCAATGGAGATTGGATGGCCTACTAATGTCAGGCATGTTGCTCATGTTACCTTTGATCGCTTCAATGGCTTTCTCGGCCTCCCTGTTGAGTTTGAACCAGAAGTGCCCAGAAGACCTCCTAGTGCCAG TGCAAATGTTTTTGGAGTTTCCACAGAGTCTATGCAGCTTTCATTTGACTCTAGAGGGAACAGCGTGCCTACAATACTCCTGCTTATGCAAAGACGCTTGTATGCACAAGGGGGCCTGCAG GCAGAAGGGATCTTCAGAATTAATGCTGAGAATGGCCAAGAGGAGTATGTTAGAGACCAGTTAAACAGGGGAGTAGTCCCAGATGACATTGATGTGCACTGCTTAGCAGGCCTTATAAAG GCTTGGTTCAGAGAACTTCCAACTGGATTGTTGGACTCTCTCTCACCAGAGCAGATAATACAATCCCAGACAGAAGAGGAGTGTACTCAGCTGGTGCGGTTCCTTCCCCCAACTGAAGCTGCTCTGCTAGATTGGGCAATAAATTTAATGGCTGATGTTGCTCAAATGGAACATTTGAACAAGATGAATGCACGCAATGTGGCTATGGTGTTTGCACCAAACATGACTCAA ATGGCAGATCCCTTGACAGCCTTGATGTATGCAGTCCAAGTGATGAATTTTCTCAAGACTTTGATAATCAGGACGCTTAGGGAAAGGGAGGACTCAATAGTAGAAGTAGCTTCTACTTCCCACCTTGAGCCTTCTGATGAGAATGGACACCATGGCTCTTCACAGTCACTTGCTGAGGAGGGCTGTGAGAGGAATGAAGATGAGAAAGTTTTTCTTGCTGAAGAACCCACTCTAGAAAGCCCCACTCATCCTACCCTGGATGGATCTGCAGCTGAAAGTGGAGCTCACAGTTTTCTAacttctattgagaatatcaTTCCTGGTGGAAACGGGCCTGTGGTTGAAAGTTGCCCTTGTGACCCTCCTCCCCAAGCTAACACCTCAACAGATGAAGTTGAATGGGCTCCTAGCATTGGACAAAATGGAGGGGCTCAACCAAACACTGTCAAGAGCAGAACTGGTCAATCAAGTAATTCCAATCTCAAGAAGGGATACAGAAAGATTAGTGAACAGTCACCTGCTCGGGCTGCAGGCCCTATAGCAAGGGCTGCAAGTCCTATAGCAAGGGCTGCAAGTCCTATAATGAAGAGCAGGGGAACCAGCATTGTTAGCCGGATTAATTCAAGGGCAGAGCGGGTAGAAGCCTGGCGATGA
- the LOC100247783 gene encoding probable small nuclear ribonucleoprotein G — MSRSGQPPDLKKYMDKKLQIKLNANRMVVGTLRGFDQFMNLVVDNTVEVNGNEKTDIGMVVIRGNSVVTVEALEPVSRMQ; from the exons ATGAGCAGATCAGGCCAGCCTCCGGATCTCAAGAA ATACATGGATAAGAAGCTTCAAA TCAAGTTGAATGCAAACCGGATGGTGGTTGGAACTCTTCGTGGGTTTGACCAGTTCATGAACCTGGTGGTGGACAACACTGTGGAAGTGAATGGAAATGAGAAAACTGATATAGGCATGGTG GTTATTAGAGGAAATAGTGTGGTTACTGTTGAAGCTCTTGAGCCAGTAAGCCGGATGCAGTGA
- the LOC100252898 gene encoding auxin-responsive protein SAUR15 gives MLGKKMGSVKKLVKKVKVIGGGDREPSHHECLLRDYEEGSPSGTTPTGSFAVYVGEERQRFVVPTSFLSHPLFKMLLEKAYNEFGFDQRNGLVVPCSVSTFQEVVNAVECCNGKFDFGNLVEEFV, from the coding sequence ATGCTGGGGAAGAAGATGGGGTCCGTGAAGAAACTAGTGAAGAAGGTGAAGGTTATAGGAGGAGGCGATCGGGAGCCGTCGCACCATGAATGTTTGCTGAGGGACTATGAAGAAGGATCTCCCTCAGGCACCACCCCGACTGGGTCTTTTGCGGTCTACGTGGGCGAAGAGAGGCAGAGATTCGTGGTGCCCACCAGCTTCCTTTCCCACCCTCTCTTCAAAATGCTGCTGGAGAAGGCCTACAACGAGTTCGGATTCGATCAGAGGAATGGGCTGGTGGTCCCCTGCAGTGTGTCGACTTTCCAAGAGGTCGTGAATGCTGTGGAATGCTGCAATGGCAAGTTTGATTTTGGGAATCTGGTCGAGGAGTTTGTTTAG
- the LOC100257880 gene encoding uncharacterized protein LOC100257880 — translation MADPETTQLKGRAAGGTEYSWCKAVPGGTGITALAILLSKAPDFSLLQAALHKLQNAYPILRSKLHFDPKTNAFSFFTTQNPYLQLETFDLSSTFGILQTLPDPETDSVSPFHRIFEHQLNLNTWHNPDPSSNTETDLFFASVYTLSNDEWVVTLRLHTAACDRTSAVALLRKLLALMGGGREKELEKETELSLGIEDMIPNGKANKPFWARGVNMLGYSLNSFRLSNLNFIDANSPRSSEVVRLHLPADHTALITAACESREIKLCGALAAAALIAAHASNHLPDGRWAKYGVVTLIDCRSILDPVLPSDHIGFYHSAILNTHDVNGSETLWELARRTYGSYANDKNYNKHFSDMADLNFLMCRAIENPGLTPSGSLRTSLVSVFEDCVMDESNQLYQEMGVKDYVGCGSAHGVGPSIALFHTIRDGQLDCACVYPSPLHSREQMLELVDAMKRVLVDGCATGE, via the exons ATGGCCGACCCAGAAACCACCCAACTCAAGGGTCGAGCCGCCGGTGGCACCGAGTATAGTTGGTGCAAAGCCGTGCCTGGCGGCACCGGCATAACCGCTCTAGCTATCCTCCTCTCAAAAGCCCCTGATTTTTCCCTCCTCCAAGCCGCCCTCCACAAGCTCCAAAATGCCTACCCGATCCTCCGCTCCAAGCTTCACTTCGACCCAAAAACCAACGCCTTCTCCTTCTTCACAACCCAAAATCCTTACCTCCAACTCGAAACTTTCGATCTCTCTTCAACCTTTGGCATCCTCCAAACTCTCCCGGATCCAGAAACCGACTCCGTTTCCCCATTCCACCGCATCTTCGAGCACCAGCTGAACCTCAACACTTGGCACAATCCCGACCCTTCATCCAACACCGAAACCGACCTCTTCTTTGCGAGCGTCTACACTCTAAGCAACGATGAGTGGGTGGTGACGCTCCGTCTTCACACGGCGGCCTGCGACCGCACCTCGGCGGTGGCTTTGCTTAGGAAATTGCTGGCATTAATGGGAGGAGGGAGGGAGAAGGAATTGGAGAAGGAAACGGAGCTGAGCTTGGGAATTGAGGATATGATCCCCAATGGGAAAGCCAACAAGCCATTCTGGGCGCGTGGAGTGAACATGCTTGGCTACTCTCTCAATTCATTTAGGCTCTCTAATTTGAATTTCATAGACGCTAACTCGCCGAGATCGTCGGAAGTGGTGAGATTGCATCTCCCTGCGGATCATACTGCTCTCATTACTGCT GCCTGTGAGTCCAGAGAGATTAAGCTGTGTGGGGCCCTGGCAGCCGCTGCATTGATTGCCGCACATGCATCCAACCATCTTCCTGATGGACGGTGGGCCAAATATGGTGTTGTAACTCTCATCGATTGCCGTTCTATTCTTGACCCCGTTCTTCCCAGCGATCATATCG GATTTTACCATTCTGCCATACTGAATACCCACGACGTGAACGGGAGCGAAACACTCTGGGAGCTAGCCAGGAGAACCTACGGGTCCTATGCAAATGATAAGAACTACAACAAGCACTTCTCGGACATGGCTGACCTCAATTTCCTCATGTGTAGAGCCATTGAGAACCCCGGCTTGACTCCATCAGGGTCGCTCAGAACTTCATTAGTCTCGGTGTTCGAGGACTGTGTGATGGACGAGTCCAACCAACTGTATCAGGAGATGGGGGTGAAGGACTACGTGGGATGCGGTTCGGCTCACGGCGTTGGACCCTCCATTGCTTTGTTCCACACCATACGAGATGGGCAGTTGGATTGTGCCTGTGTATACCCCTCCCCGCTGCATTCCAGGGAGCAGATGCTGGAACTGGTTGATGCCATGAAGAGGGTCCTTGTGGATGGTTGTGCCACTGGCGAGTGA